The Deinococcus aquaticus genomic interval AACTCCACGCCCGAAATCCGTTTTGCTCCCACTCGCTCCGCTCGGATTGAATGGTTTTTGCAAACCATTCAATCGGAGTCCGTATCAGTTCGATCCCAGCACGAACGCCACGTCCACCGTGACGCTGTCTGCGCCGCCCTGGTACCGCACGTTGAAGTCGTACGGATTGAACTTGAACTGCGTGCTCACGTTCACCTTCCCGCCCTTCAGGGTCGCCTTGATGGGCGCGGTGATGGTCTTCGTGGTGCCCTTGACGGTCAGTTTGCCGGTGGCGGTGGTCGCCACGGTCTGCCCCTCGGTCAGTTTCCCGCCGGTCAGGGAGGTCAGTTCGAAGGTGGCGTTCGGGAACTGCGCCGTGCCCAGCGCCCCGGCCCCCTTGGCGTGGTTGTCGCGCAGCGTGATTCCGGTCTTCAGCGTCGAGACCGGCACCGTGACCGTGCCCTTCGTGGCCGCGAGGTCCTGCGGGTCCAGTGTGACGTTCGCCGTGACGCCCGTCATGGTGCCGGTCACGGGCACCACCGTGACCCGGTAGTTGAAGGTGGCTGTGCCGTCTGCTGCGCGGTACGTGGCAGCCTGCGCCGCTCCGGACAGGGTGGTGGCGAGCACGAGTGCTGGGAGCGGAAGCAGGTATTTGTTCACACAAGTAGTGTGTCCCACCGCCGTGAAGAACTGGTGAACGCCACCCCCGGCGTCCCTGAACGTTCACGCCCTGCTCAGACGCCTGCGGGCGGCCTGCGCGGCGGCGGGGCATACTTGCAGGCATGAACGAGTCGCTTCTGGTCATGAAATACGGCGGGACGAACATGCAGGACGCCCGCGCCGTCCGCCACAGCGCGTCCCTGGCGGCCCGCAGCATCCGCGAGGGCGTGAAGGTCGTGGTGGTCGTGTCGGCCATGGCCGGCGTCACCAACCAGCTCCTGAAACTCGCGGACGCCGCGCAGTCCGGCGACATCGCCAGCGCCAACGACGAGATCGCTGCCATGCGCACCCGGCACTTCACGGCCGCGCAGGAACTCGGCGCGGCCCCCGACAGCGACACCGTCCGCGAGATCCGCGAGATGCACGAGACACTCCGGCAGGCCGTGTACGGCGTGTACCTGCTGCGCGAACTGACGCCCCGCAGCCGCGACCTGATCGTCGCGTTCGGCGAGCGCCTCTCCGCGCCCCTGATGAAACTCGCCCTGGAACAGGACGGCCTGCGCGCCCATCACCTGTCCGGTGGCGAGGCGGGCATCGTGACCGATACGCACTTCGGGAACGCGCGCCCGCTGCCCGGCACGTACGAACGCATCAAGGACCGCCTCAGCGGCCTGCTGAGCGCCGGGGTCACGCCGGTCGTGGCGGGTTTCATGGGTGAGACCGAGAAGGGGGCCATCACGACCCTCGGGCGCGGCGGCACGGACTTCAGCGCCACCATCATCGGCAAGGCCCTGAGCGCCACGGAAGTCTGGGGCTGGAAGGACGTGGACGGCGTCATGAGCGCCGACCCGCGCGTCGTCGCGGACGCCCGCAACGTGGACGTCCTGAGTTACGGCGAGGTCATGGAACTCGCGTACTTCGGCGCGAAGGTCCTGCACCCCCTGGCCGTCACGCCCCTACAGGAGAGCGGCATTCCGCTGCGCCTGAAGAACTCCGCCGACCCGGACTTCGCGGGCACGCTGGTGCAGGCGCAGCCGCGCGACGAGGCCGGGCACCCCGTCAAGGCCGTGACCGCCATCCGCAACGTCAGCATCATCAACGTGAGCGGCGCGGGCGTGCTGGGCATCCCGGAAGTGATCGCCAGCGTATTCGATGCCATCGCCCGCGAGAACGTCACGCTGCTGATGGTCTCGCAGAGTTCCAGCATGAGCAACGTGTCGCTGGCCGTGCAGACCACCGACGCCGAGCGCACCCTGAACGCCCTGCGCGCCGGCGTGAGCCTGGAACTGAAGGTCGAGCAGCAGGACCACGTGGCGGTGCTGGCCATCGTGGGCAGCGGCATGCGAGGGCAGAAGGGCGTGTCGGCCCGCCTGTTCACGGCCCTGGCCGCCGTGGACGTGAACATCCTGATGATCTCGCAGGGCAGCAGCGAGCTGAACGTCAGCGTGGCCGTGGAAGCCGAGCATGTGGACGAGGCGACCCGCGCCGTGCACGCGGCCTTCAACCTGGGCAAACCCGTCAGCGCCTGAGCCGCACCACCGGGAGGCCTGGAGCAGCTGTGGAGTGCTGCTCTGGGTCTCTTGCTGTGTAGGAAGTGATGACCGGAGAACAAACAAACTATTCACGAGCAGACAAAATCGTGAATAATTTCACTTACTGCTTCCCAACGCCGTCATGTTAGGCCCACACCCCGCCTTACCGGGTGTCGCGTGGGCCGGCCGGTGAGCCGCGCAGCTGCGGCCAGCGCCGCGCCATGACCATGTACAGGCCCGCCACCCACGCGACACTGGCCGTGAAGCCCGCCAGCACGTCCGACGGGTAGTGCACGCCGAGGTAATTGCGGCTGGCTCCCACGGCCAGCGCCCACAGTAGACCAAACACTGCGACCGGCCACCCGGCCCGCGAGCGCCAGAACACCAGCGTGAGGGCAAAGCCGAACGCCGCGTTCGCCATGGCGTGCCCGCTGGGGAAACTGAACCCCGGTTCGCTCAGCACGGCCAGCAACTCATCGGGGCGGGGGCGCTGGAACACTACTTTTGCCGCGACATTCAGCAGGGTCGCGCCCGCCACGCCGGACACGAGAAACCAGCCGTGCGCCCGCCCACTGGCGCCACCCGCGCGGGCCAGCAGCCACGCCAGCAGGGCAGTCACGAACGGCAGGACCATCACACCGCCCAGCGTGGCCAGCGTCTCGGCCGCCTGGGTCAGGGCAGGGGTGCGCCGCTGCGCGTACCAGTCGAGTACCCCCTGATCCCACGAGAACCCGCCTTCACGGAACACCTCGTGCGTCAGGTGCGCGAACAGCCCGAAGGGAATCAGGACGCCCAGCAGCACCAGCAACAGGGACCGCCAGTGACTGCGCAGAAACGGCAGGAATTCACGCCGGGAATGAGGGAACATCCCATCATTACAGCCTGCCGCGCCGCTCCTGCGTCAGGCGGGTCGCTTGCTGCTTACTTAACGCTCGGGTACCCCGGATCAGGGGACGTGCTGGCCAGACGCAGTGCGGGCTAGGCGCAATGGCGCACTCCACGCTGCGCCAGTCGCCGCATGTGCCCCGGGGGGTGTGAGGCGCACCATGAGGGCGTCAGGGAACGCGCCAGTACGGGCCGCCAGTGGGGCGGCGGCGCACCTGCCCGGAGACACTCATGCAACACGTTCCCACCCATCCCGGCGCGGCCCGTGCCCAGGCCCTCCTGAACGAGGCCGCGCAGGCCCGGCAGGTCCGGCTCGCCCAGGCCGCCGCACGCGCCCAGGCTGACCGGCAGCCCACGCGCTCCCACCGCCTGACCTTCTTCCTGGTTGCTCTCCCGGCCGCGCTGCGCCGCCGCCTGCACCTCGCGTGAGCCCAGGCGACACCACGGGATCCGGATTCCGCTACAGATCAGCCTGCCCAGCAGACAGCGCCGCCCCCTGAACCGGGAGCGGCGTTTGCGTTGGGTAGCTTCAGCCGGTGATGGGCTGGCTGTTCGCCTCGCGCTGCGCGAGGAAGTCCTTGACGCTCTGCGCGGCGCGAATGGTCATGCCGGGCACGGCGGCGATCTGTTCGGTGGGTGCGCTGGCGAGGTCCTCGAGGCTGGTGAAGTGCTCCAGCAGCGCGTCCCGGCGTTTCTGCCCGATGCCCGGCAGATCGTCGAACACGCTGCGCAGCATGTCCTGGCCGCGCAGTTTGCGGTGGTACGTGACGGCGTAGTTGTGCACCTCGTCGCGCACGCCGATCAGCATCCGCAGGGCCGGGTGCGTGTGCGGCAGCAGCAGTTCGCGGTCCACGCCGACTTCCGTGCCGGTGTCCAGCCACCACTGCGCGCCGTACCGGCCGGGCAGGATCAGGCGTTCCTCGCGCTTGGCGAGGCCCACGACGGGCACGCGCACGTTCGCTTCCTTCAGGGCGTCCAGCGCGGCGTTCACCTGCCCGCGCCCCCCGTCGATCAGCAGCAGGTCCGGCAGCGGCAACTTATCCGAGAGGCTGCCCGTGAAGCGGCGCACGATGGTCTGTTTCATGCTGGTGTAGTCGTCCGGGTGATCCAGGCCGCGCACCTTGAAACGCCGGTGCTCACCCCGGCGGGCGCGGCCACCCTCGAACACGACCATGCCGGACACGATGTTCGTGCCGAACAGGTTGCTGTTGTCGTACCCCTCGATGCGCCACGGGCGGTCTCCGAGGGCCAGCACTTCCCGCAGGGCGTCCAGGCCCGGGTGGTCGCCGCGCCGTTCCAGCAGGGCCATCTCGGAGTCCAGGCCGTTCTGCGCGTTGCGCTGTGCCATGTCGATCAGGTCGACCTTGTCGCCGCGTTTGGGGGTGCGCATCTCGGTTCTGCGTCCGGCTTTCTCCGACAGGAATTCACTCCAGATGGGCGCGTCGTCGAAGTCGGCGGGCAGCAGGATCAGCGGGGGGACGTGCGTGGCCTGCGTGTAGTAGTCCTGCACGAACGCGGCGACGATCTCGCCGAGCGGGGCGTCCTCGGTGCCGGTCAGGAAGCGTTTGTCGCGGCCCACGACGCGTCCGCCGCGCATGCGGAACAGTTGCACCATGGCGTACTCGCCGGCCTGCGCGGCGCCCAGGAAGTCCAGGTCGGTCTCGTCACTGACGAAGGCGTGCTGTTCGGTGCCGAACAGTTTCTCGACGGCCTGCACGCGGTCGCGCACGCGGGCGGCCTGCTCGAAATCCTGCCCCCTGGCGGCGGCCTGCATGTCGATCTTCAGGCGTGCGATGACGGGCGCGGCGCGGCCCTCGAGCAGACTGGTCACGTCCTCGACGGTCCGGGCGTACTCGCCGGCGTCGGCGCGGTCCACGCAGGGGCCCAGGCAGCGGCCCATGTGGAAGTTCAGGCAGGGCCGCGCTTTCTTCTGCATGGGCAGGCCGCTGTTCTTGCGCAGGGGGAACATGGTGTCGATCAGGTTCTTCACGCGCCGCACGGCTGACGAGTCCGGGTACGGGCCGTAGTAACGCCCGCCGTCCTTGATGACGCGCCGCGTGACGATCAGCATCGGGTACGCCTCATTGGTGAGTTTCAGGAACGGGTAGTGCTTGTCGTCTTTCAGGGTGACGTTGTAGTGCGGGCGGTGCTGTTTGATCAGGTTCGCTTCCAGCACGAGGGCCTCGACCTCGTTGCGGGCCGTGATGAATTCCAGCGTGTCGGCCAGCGCCGTGAACTTGCCGCTCTTGCCGCCAGCCTTGAAGTGCTGTCCGACCCGGCTGCGCAGGTTCTTGGCCTTCCCGATGTAGATGGGCGTGCCGCCCCTGCGGAAGATGTACACGCCGGGTGTGGTGGGCAGCACGGGCAGGTCGTCTGGATGCACCTGCCCAGAATAGGGGAGAGGGCCGGCGTGTTCCGTGACGGGAGGCGCTGTCTGACCGTGTGCCGTGGCACGCACGGGCGCTTGACACCCGCCCCGGCCTGTCACTAGAATACTTACATGTCGAGAGAAGGGTGGGTCGCGTGAACAGCCAGTACGCCGTGGCTGTGCATGTGCTGTCCCTGATCAGTCAGTTTCCGGAGCACAGCAGTTCGGCCGACATGGCCCTGAGCGTCGGAACGAACCCGGTCGTGATCCGCACCGTGGCGGGGCAGTTGCGCCGCGCCGGGCTGATCTGCACGCGGCAGGGCGTGGCGGGCGCGAGCCTGACCCGCCCCGCCGCTCAGATCACCCTGCTGGACGTGTACCGCGCCGTGAACGGTGAGGACAGCGTGTTCCGCCTGCATGAGCGTCCGCACCCGAACTGTCCGGTCGGCGCGAATATCCAGGCGACCCTGGAGACCCGCTTCGGCCGTGCCCAGGCTGCCATGGAAGCCGAACTGGCCCGCACGACCCTGGCCGACGTGATGTCGGACCTCGTCTCGCGCGCCGGGTAGGGACCGACTGATTTTTTTTCTCCGACATGTCACCAAAACGCCTACAGGTTGCCCGCCCCCACTCCCCCCGCTGTTCCCCACAGGAGACCCACCATGATCGGAATCACTGCCGCCACCGGCCAGCTCGGCCAGCTCGTCATCCAGGCCCTTCTCGACCGGGGCGTGCCCGCCACGCAGGTCGTCGCGCTCGTCCGCAGCCCCGAGAAGGCCGCCGCACTCGCCGCGCAGGGCGTGCAGGTCCGCCACGCCGACTACCACCAGCCCGACACCCTGGGCACCGCCCTGCAGGGCGTCGAGAAGCTCCTGCTGATCTCCAGCAACGACTTCAACGACCGGGTCGGCCAGCACCGCAACGTCATCAACGCCGCCCGCGAGGCAGGCGTGAAACAGGTCGCGTACACCAGCATCCTGAACGCTGACACTGCCACCTTCGGACTGGCCGCCGACCATCAGGCCACCGAACAGATCCTGCGTGAATCCGGCCTGCCGTTCATCTTCCTGCGCAACGGCTGGTACACCGAGAACTACACCGGCAGCGCCGCGCAGGCCGTGCAGAATGGCGCGCTCCTCGGGGCGGCCGGAACCGGGAAACTGAACCTCGCCACGCGCCGCGACTACGCCGAGGCGGCCGCCGCCGTCCTCGCCACCGACGGGCACATCCCGCAGGGGCAGACCGGCCGCGCCTACGAACTCGCCGGGGATGAGAGCGTGACCATGAGCGACCTGGCGGCTGAGTACGCCCGCCAGAGCGGCCAACCCGTCGAGTACCGCGACCTGCCGCAGGCCGAGTACGCCGCGACCCTCCAGAGCTTCGGCGTTCCGGAAGGCTTCGCACACACCCTGGCCGACGTGGACGCGGGGATCGCCCGGGGCGAACTGTTCAGCGCCAGCCGCGACCTGACCACCCTGATTGGCCGCGCCACCACGCCGGTCAGCACCTCGGTCGCCGAGGCCCTGAGCGCCTGAACCCGGCGCGGCGCAAGCCGAACGGTACCCAGAGCAGGCCCACGGCAGATCTCGCGGCGGGCCTGTTCTGTGCCCGGTACACTGCCGGGCATGACAGGTACGGCGGCAGGTACGCGGGTGTGGATCATCCGGCACGGTGAAACCAGCGGGAACGAGGCGGGCATCCTGCGCGGCCCGGTCAGCGTGAACGACGAACTGAACGACACCGGGCACGCCCAGGCCCGCGCGCTGGCCGCCCATCTACTGCGCCAGCCAGCGCGTCCACAGACGGTGTACGCCAGCCGCTACCGGCGCGCTCAGCAGACAGCCGCGCCCCTCGCGGAAGCACTGGGCGTGCCGGTGCAGGTCCTGAACGGCGTGCACGAGGTGGACTGCGGTGACTGGGCCGGGCAGCCTTACTCGGCCCTGAATGCCCACCCGGAGAAGCTGCGCCTGCCAGGCGGCCGCCTGGGCTTTGCCGGAGGGGAGACCTTCGACGAGATTGCCGCCCGCTTCATGGCCGACGTGAACGCCCTGCCGGACGGCACGGACGCCGCACTCGTGTCGCATGGTGGGATCATCCGCATCGGGCTGGCCGCGCTGCTGGGCCTGAACATCGAGGACGTCTGGTCGGGCGGGCAACTGGTGCACGGGAACACCGACTACACGGTGTTGAGGCGGGCGAAGGATGGCTGGCAGGCTGAGCAGTTGGGAGTATCCGTCAGAGGATGAATTGCAATCTCAGTGCAAAAGGAAAATCAAACATCGTTTTCACGATCCATCGAAATCGTGAAACAATTCACTTACTAGATCAATCATAGACCCCCTACACAGTCGCCGTCTGCCCTGTCCGTCGGGATTCTTCGGCAGCGAACGCCATGCGGTGCGAGTCGAGCGATTCGGCCAGCGGGGTGGGTGGGGGAGATTGTCCGCGCAGGAAGGCCAGCCAGCCCTGCACGAGCCCCTGGTCGCCGCCGCCGTGGTTGCCGGTGGTGTCGACCGTCCAGCGTTCGCTGTGGCCGGTGCGGAAGTTGTGGAGTTCCAGTTCGCCGCGTTCCATGCGCGCGCGGAGTTCGCCGTGCGTGCCGAGGAGTTTGAGGGTGCGGGTGTTGTTGTGCGTGAAGGCGCTGACCGTGAGTTGCGCGGTGAGGCCGCTGCGGAAGGTGACGGTGACGGCCTGGTGGTCGGCGACGTTGTTGCGGCCCAGGTACACGCACTCGCCGTACGGGCCGCCTTGCAGGGCTTCTTCCAGGGTGTCGCCGCCAGCGGTGAGGACGGTAACGGGCCACGCGTGCGGGTCGCGGGCGCGGTAGATGCGCCGCGCGTCGAACGGGCAGTCGGTGATGGGGCAGGTGACGCAGCGGTCGGTCGCGCCGGGCGGGGCGTGTTCGGGCCGGAAGTGATGCAGGCCGCCCTCGCTGCTCACGCGCTGCGGGGCGCTGCCGGCCAGCGCGCGGAGCAGGTCGAGGTCGTGGCAGGCCTTGGCGAGCAGGAACGGCGCGGCGGGTGGACTGGCGCGCCAGTTGCCGCGCACGTACGAGTGCGCGTAATGCCAGTAGGCGACGTTCTCGGCGTGCTGAATGCCGACCAGTTGCCCGAGGTGGCCGGACGCGGCGACCTGCTGGACGGCCGTGAAGAACGCGGTGGTGCGCAGAACGTGGCAGACGGTGACAGTACCGGTCGAGGCGGCCTCGGCGGTCAGGAGCAGGTCGAGTTCGTGCGGGTGCAGGCAGACGGGTTTTTCCAGCAGGACGTCGTACCCGATTTGCAGGGCACGCAGGCAGGGTTGCACGTGATCGTTGTCGGGCGTGGCGATCACGACGGCGTCGGCCACGCGGCCCTGCGCGAGGAAGGCGTCCCAGTGCGTGAACTGCGCTTCGGGTGGCAGGCCATGGCGCGCGGCGACTTCCGCGAGGCGGGCGGGGCGCGGTTCGACGACGTGCGTGATCACCGCCCCCTGCGCGGCCAGATGCCGGGCGTACACGTCCGCGCCCCGGTTCCCGCAGCCGATGATCGCCACGCGCACGGGGTTCACGCGCGGCGCACGCCCCAGCCGGTGCCCTGCGGGCGGGTCAGGTGCCCGGCCTGCCACTCCAGTCCGGTGAACGGGTCGTCAGCCAGCAGGAGCGCGCCGTCCAGGTCGGCCCAGTCGCACGCTCCGGCGAGGTGCGCGGCGGCGGCGATGCCGAGGCTACTCTCGATCATGCAGCCCATCATGACCTGAAGGCCGTGCGCGCGGGCCAGCCGGAGCGCCGCGAGCGCCTGGAGGGGGCCGCCCAGCTTGGCGAGTTTCAGGTTCACGCCGTCGAACGCGCGGGCCAGGGCCGTCACGTCGGACACGTGGTGCAGGCTCTCGTCAGCCACGATGGGCACGGTCGAGACAGCCCGCAGCGCCGCGTGCCCGTCGAGGTCCCCGGCGGCCAGGGGTTGCTCCACGAATTCCACGCGGGCGGCGTCCAGCACGCCCAGCATCCGGCGGGCCTGCGTGCGCGTCCAGGCGGCGTTCGCGTCCACGCGCAGCGCGACGTGCGGGGCTTCCTCGCGCAGGGCTTCCAGGATCGCCTCGTCCCGATCAGTGCCAAGTTTGACCTTCAGGACGCCGTGCCCGCGGGCGGCGGCGTCACGCGCCTGGGCGCGCATGTCATCCAGCGCGGCGATGCTGACGGTGTAACTACTTTCCGGCAGCGGCGCGGGGCTCAGGCCCAGCAGCCTCCAGACGGGGACGCCCGCTGCCTGCGCGCACCATTCCACGGCCGCCATTTCCAGCGAGCACTTCACGCTGGGGTGGTCGTGCGGCATCCGCGCGGACAGTCGGGCGTGCAGGCCGTCCCAGTCCCACGGGTCGCTCAGGGCGTCCGCGAGCAGCGGCAGGACGGCCTCGACGGTGCCGCGCGTCTCGCCGTAGAAGGCGTTCGGGGCGGCCTCGCCCTGACCGGTCAGGCCCGCGTGCGTCAGCGTGACGATGGTGCGCGGGTACGTGCTGTGCGTCCAGCGGGCAATCCCGAACGGCTGCCGGGTGTGCAGGTCCAATGTCTCCCAGCTCAGGTGCGGCGCGGCGGCGGTCACGGCGCCCACCGCCCGAACCCGCTGACAGACACCGCAAGACGCCCGCCGTACTCGCCCTCGCCCAGCGTCTCGACGGTCACGCGCATGTGCGTGGCGTTCGCGTGCACCAGTCGCCGGTCGTCCAGCATCAGGCCCACGTGACCGGGGAAGAACACCAGATCGCCACGTTGCGCGTCCTGCACGGGCGTCAGGGCTGCCTGCTGCTGGTCCGCGTCACGCGGCAGGACCCGCCCGAACGCGCCGTACACCACCTGCGTCAGGCCCGAGCAGTCCAGCCCCCACGCGCTACGCCCGCCCCACAGGTACGGCGTTTCCAGGAACCGCAGCGCCAGTTCGGCCACGTCCACGTCCGGCCGGGCCGTCAGGGCCGCCTCCTGCACCCAGGCGTCCGCGCCGTCCGGCAGCAGCACCGGCACCCAGCGGCGGTGCTCCTCCTCGACG includes:
- a CDS encoding SDR family oxidoreductase: MIGITAATGQLGQLVIQALLDRGVPATQVVALVRSPEKAAALAAQGVQVRHADYHQPDTLGTALQGVEKLLLISSNDFNDRVGQHRNVINAAREAGVKQVAYTSILNADTATFGLAADHQATEQILRESGLPFIFLRNGWYTENYTGSAAQAVQNGALLGAAGTGKLNLATRRDYAEAAAAVLATDGHIPQGQTGRAYELAGDESVTMSDLAAEYARQSGQPVEYRDLPQAEYAATLQSFGVPEGFAHTLADVDAGIARGELFSASRDLTTLIGRATTPVSTSVAEALSA
- a CDS encoding YceI family protein, producing MNKYLLPLPALVLATTLSGAAQAATYRAADGTATFNYRVTVVPVTGTMTGVTANVTLDPQDLAATKGTVTVPVSTLKTGITLRDNHAKGAGALGTAQFPNATFELTSLTGGKLTEGQTVATTATGKLTVKGTTKTITAPIKATLKGGKVNVSTQFKFNPYDFNVRYQGGADSVTVDVAFVLGSN
- the uvrC gene encoding excinuclease ABC subunit UvrC; this encodes MHPDDLPVLPTTPGVYIFRRGGTPIYIGKAKNLRSRVGQHFKAGGKSGKFTALADTLEFITARNEVEALVLEANLIKQHRPHYNVTLKDDKHYPFLKLTNEAYPMLIVTRRVIKDGGRYYGPYPDSSAVRRVKNLIDTMFPLRKNSGLPMQKKARPCLNFHMGRCLGPCVDRADAGEYARTVEDVTSLLEGRAAPVIARLKIDMQAAARGQDFEQAARVRDRVQAVEKLFGTEQHAFVSDETDLDFLGAAQAGEYAMVQLFRMRGGRVVGRDKRFLTGTEDAPLGEIVAAFVQDYYTQATHVPPLILLPADFDDAPIWSEFLSEKAGRRTEMRTPKRGDKVDLIDMAQRNAQNGLDSEMALLERRGDHPGLDALREVLALGDRPWRIEGYDNSNLFGTNIVSGMVVFEGGRARRGEHRRFKVRGLDHPDDYTSMKQTIVRRFTGSLSDKLPLPDLLLIDGGRGQVNAALDALKEANVRVPVVGLAKREERLILPGRYGAQWWLDTGTEVGVDRELLLPHTHPALRMLIGVRDEVHNYAVTYHRKLRGQDMLRSVFDDLPGIGQKRRDALLEHFTSLEDLASAPTEQIAAVPGMTIRAAQSVKDFLAQREANSQPITG
- a CDS encoding phosphatase PAP2 family protein, which codes for MFPHSRREFLPFLRSHWRSLLLVLLGVLIPFGLFAHLTHEVFREGGFSWDQGVLDWYAQRRTPALTQAAETLATLGGVMVLPFVTALLAWLLARAGGASGRAHGWFLVSGVAGATLLNVAAKVVFQRPRPDELLAVLSEPGFSFPSGHAMANAAFGFALTLVFWRSRAGWPVAVFGLLWALAVGASRNYLGVHYPSDVLAGFTASVAWVAGLYMVMARRWPQLRGSPAGPRDTR
- a CDS encoding histidine phosphatase family protein encodes the protein MTGTAAGTRVWIIRHGETSGNEAGILRGPVSVNDELNDTGHAQARALAAHLLRQPARPQTVYASRYRRAQQTAAPLAEALGVPVQVLNGVHEVDCGDWAGQPYSALNAHPEKLRLPGGRLGFAGGETFDEIAARFMADVNALPDGTDAALVSHGGIIRIGLAALLGLNIEDVWSGGQLVHGNTDYTVLRRAKDGWQAEQLGVSVRG
- a CDS encoding aspartate kinase; protein product: MNESLLVMKYGGTNMQDARAVRHSASLAARSIREGVKVVVVVSAMAGVTNQLLKLADAAQSGDIASANDEIAAMRTRHFTAAQELGAAPDSDTVREIREMHETLRQAVYGVYLLRELTPRSRDLIVAFGERLSAPLMKLALEQDGLRAHHLSGGEAGIVTDTHFGNARPLPGTYERIKDRLSGLLSAGVTPVVAGFMGETEKGAITTLGRGGTDFSATIIGKALSATEVWGWKDVDGVMSADPRVVADARNVDVLSYGEVMELAYFGAKVLHPLAVTPLQESGIPLRLKNSADPDFAGTLVQAQPRDEAGHPVKAVTAIRNVSIINVSGAGVLGIPEVIASVFDAIARENVTLLMVSQSSSMSNVSLAVQTTDAERTLNALRAGVSLELKVEQQDHVAVLAIVGSGMRGQKGVSARLFTALAAVDVNILMISQGSSELNVSVAVEAEHVDEATRAVHAAFNLGKPVSA
- a CDS encoding SH3 domain-containing C40 family peptidase → MSPIDVVLDARVHAFDPAMRMAEEALRGQLEGAGWRFVQPQRAVTGRSRLSLRATPDADSAQVSEALPGEPLDLLWEDGTGWARVRTVQDGYLGWARADGLLPRGPAGNGELTVTALRAHAFAGPRISRPVLTELALGARLTRAFGEVVEEEHRRWVPVLLPDGADAWVQEAALTARPDVDVAELALRFLETPYLWGGRSAWGLDCSGLTQVVYGAFGRVLPRDADQQQAALTPVQDAQRGDLVFFPGHVGLMLDDRRLVHANATHMRVTVETLGEGEYGGRLAVSVSGFGRWAP
- a CDS encoding Gfo/Idh/MocA family protein; the protein is MNPVRVAIIGCGNRGADVYARHLAAQGAVITHVVEPRPARLAEVAARHGLPPEAQFTHWDAFLAQGRVADAVVIATPDNDHVQPCLRALQIGYDVLLEKPVCLHPHELDLLLTAEAASTGTVTVCHVLRTTAFFTAVQQVAASGHLGQLVGIQHAENVAYWHYAHSYVRGNWRASPPAAPFLLAKACHDLDLLRALAGSAPQRVSSEGGLHHFRPEHAPPGATDRCVTCPITDCPFDARRIYRARDPHAWPVTVLTAGGDTLEEALQGGPYGECVYLGRNNVADHQAVTVTFRSGLTAQLTVSAFTHNNTRTLKLLGTHGELRARMERGELELHNFRTGHSERWTVDTTGNHGGGDQGLVQGWLAFLRGQSPPPTPLAESLDSHRMAFAAEESRRTGQTATV
- a CDS encoding Rrf2 family transcriptional regulator, with the translated sequence MNSQYAVAVHVLSLISQFPEHSSSADMALSVGTNPVVIRTVAGQLRRAGLICTRQGVAGASLTRPAAQITLLDVYRAVNGEDSVFRLHERPHPNCPVGANIQATLETRFGRAQAAMEAELARTTLADVMSDLVSRAG
- a CDS encoding dipeptide epimerase, with the translated sequence MTAAAPHLSWETLDLHTRQPFGIARWTHSTYPRTIVTLTHAGLTGQGEAAPNAFYGETRGTVEAVLPLLADALSDPWDWDGLHARLSARMPHDHPSVKCSLEMAAVEWCAQAAGVPVWRLLGLSPAPLPESSYTVSIAALDDMRAQARDAAARGHGVLKVKLGTDRDEAILEALREEAPHVALRVDANAAWTRTQARRMLGVLDAARVEFVEQPLAAGDLDGHAALRAVSTVPIVADESLHHVSDVTALARAFDGVNLKLAKLGGPLQALAALRLARAHGLQVMMGCMIESSLGIAAAAHLAGACDWADLDGALLLADDPFTGLEWQAGHLTRPQGTGWGVRRA